In the Castor canadensis chromosome 1, mCasCan1.hap1v2, whole genome shotgun sequence genome, GAAATGTAATTATTTCATAGGGTCCattcttaacaaataaaaatggctTTTTAGACCATTTTTTAGACTTAGTTTCCATTGTACAATAAATTAAATCTCTAATTAAAGTAAGAGAAATACAACTAAATGGTCAGAATTGGATTGGCACACAGAATAGGTACATTCATCTGAGTCCCTTCTTTGTGCCAGGTTTTGACAAGTATTTTATCATACTGTAATAGTTAAATTTCAGATTTGGTAGTCTTCGTgacattaaaaggaaaacaaaggggAAGAAACTTATAGgttaaaaaatttagaatttcATCTGGTCACAaagtaatttattcttttttagtttctgtAAGGATATAACAATTCTATTGGAAATAAACATTGATCAAATCAAATGTGTAGAGAAATCAATTACATCAGTCTTCTGTACTGTTTCAAGTAATAGTAATATCTGAATAACATTGTACCAAGGATAAACAGATGAATTCACTTTGCCTATATTTAGGCCAGGTACAACCTGTCACATGTTACACCAAGGTAAAATAAGTTGTTCTGTGTTCATCTAGAGTCCCAGCTAATTTTTATCCTAATTTTACAGATCACTAAAAGAAAGTCGTAGGAAGATATGACAAACTATGACAGCACACCACAATGATACCATCTCCACTGGGGTTTCAGACTTCCTCCTGAATTGTTTTGTCACGTCTCCCAGCTGGCAACTCTGGCTGTCCCTGCCACtcagcttcctcttcctcctggccATGGGGGCCAATGCTCTTCTTCTGGTCACCATCCAGCTGGAAGCCTCTCTGCACCAGCCCATGTACTACCTGCTCAGCTTCCTCTCCCTGCTGGACATCGTGCTCTGCCTCACTGTTATTCCCAAGGTGCTAGCCATCTTATGGTTTGACCTCAGGCCCATCAGCTTCTCTGCTTGCTTCCTCCAAATGTATATCATGAATTGCTTCCTAGCCATGGAGTCCTGCACATTCACAGTCATGGCCTTTGATCGCTATATAGCCATCTGCCACCCACTGAGATACCAATCCATCATCACTGACCAATTTGTAGTCAAAGCTGCCTTGTTTATTTTGGCCAGGAATATTTTTATATCTCTGCCCATCCCCATTTTCTCAGCACAACTCCATTACTGTGGGAGAAATGTCATTGAGAATTGCATCTGTGCCAATATGTCTGTCTCCAGGCTTTCTTGCGATGATGTCACTATCAATCGCCTTTACCAGTTTGCTGGAGGCTGGACTCTGCTGGGATCTGACCTTGTTCTCATCTTCGTCTCCTACACCCTCATACTGCGAACTGTGTTGAGACTTAAGGCAGAGGGTGCTGTGGCTAAAGCTCTGAGCACCTGTGGCTCCCACTTCATCCTTATCCTCTTCTTTAGCACCATCCTTCTTGTCTTTGTCCTTACACATGTGGCCAAGAGGACGGTCTCTCCTGATGTGCCAGTCCTGCTCAATGTCCTTCACCATGTCATCCCTGCAGCCCTTAATCCCATTGTTTATGGGGTGAGAACTCAGGAGATCAAGCAAGGAATCAAGAGATTACTAAAGAAAGAGTGGCAATAAGGACAACAGCGTGTCTGCATTCCTAATATAGAATGACTTATTAATCAGTTAATGGGTAATTACATTGAAATCCataactcagaaataaaatatcaagGAGAAAAGTAAGCAATAGCTTTGAAATAAGTTCTTGACTCTATCCTTCATCTTCAAATCCCAACATATCTCCCCAAAATTTGACATCtttgtgactttttaattttttccaatattTATGATTACATTTTGTCCAAAATGAGGGCACTCAAAAGGACAAATTCTATAGTAGAAGAATAACTCCCAGTTAATACTGAATTTATCAACTCCAcacatttatgtttaaaatacCTGTCAATATAAGTGACCTTAATAGTAACTTACTATAAATATTATTAGCCCAATTGCACAATACAGTTGTGAAAATATCACAGTATTTTAAATGTCAGCCAGAATGACAAAAAGTGACAAGAGCCCATAAGCAAGTCTCTTTTGCTTATCTATAACATCTTTCTACCACCACCCCCCTTTTCAAGCAAAGTCTCTTTGTTGTTGTCAGCCAGAACTCTCAAAAGTACAGAACTCTTGCAAGAATTGCTGGCATTTGGCTGATACATTTTGATGTTTCAGCTGTGGGATTCACAATGAGTCAGTTTGATTTGTGTACAGAGTTCTGCTTCAGTGTACTATACATCACAGTATCATAAGACATCCCAGCAATGGCACTTAAATTTATTAAGGTCTATTATTAATTTGGCAAAGATATTTTAAGCAACTTCCTTGGTACAGAAACTTTGTTGGAAATTAAAGGTACCAAGGTGTATAGAACAAATTTTAAATCATTGAGAAACTCATATGACATTTGGGGAAATTATAAACCAATCTGGATCCTAGGAATattgaaggaatgttttcttctaCATAGAAAGACCTGGAAAAATGATAGGCAAATTAATTCagaagtgactttaaaaagagagaaagcctGAGATGGTGAATTAAAAGTTTTGCATCCTAGGTTGTGCACAACCACAAATAAGATATGTGGCTAGGAACAAATCAATAGTTTTACTGTTTCAGGATCCTCATCTGTTGCATGAAGGCAGTAaaccaattattttaaaatacatttctagtTCCAAAAGTCTATGGAACTACTGACTGTCTTAAGACAGGCATCACTCACACTACTGAGTCTCCCTCATACTTCTCTTTAAGCACAGGAATGGACACTTCCCACCTTTCTTCAATGACAAGTGAAAACAAATAGGAAATGTGAACATTGTATCAGGTACAACATCAAAATACTGCAATTTGATTTAATTCACAGATCAAATTCCAACCACCTCGGAGGATGACTTATATATCCAAATTGTTTACAGGTCCTCCTGCATCCAACTGCCCAGAGCAAGTTATGGTCCTTCTTGATGGCAGGGCTTCATGGATATTTATATCTGGGTCTAATAGCTATAGCCCTCAATAAACAAAGTATTTCCCTATGAAATGCTATTtgggtctttgtcttgtttttaaattgacATGTACTGGTAGGAGAAATATCAATTCCATTTATGGAAAATTCCATTAAACCCCAAATTAGGCATTTTTGCCTTctgattccaaaataaaaatgcctATAAGTCCATAATCAGATAGTTCCTCAAGTCTAGACCATTTAGCCAATATTTGATGAATGACTGGATTATTTTAGGCATAATCTTTGGTATTTTGTCAATTTCTATTATCCTCTATCTAACAATTAAATCAATCTTGAACTTTTTCTTGTGGTTTCACTGTTACTGAACTCTAATTTAACATCtgcttgaaaatgaaaatgtatttatatttctttaaataataagcaataattaCAGGTTAAAATAGGTCTAAATTTTGTTCACACAATATACTCATAGACCAGTATGGCTAACAGAAAACTAACTcttgaaaatattactatttcaGAAGATCTCAATTAAACATACAGCTAAGTAAATACTATATTTAAATCCAGGAAacttttgttttgattattttattagtGAATATCAAGGCATATTAGCACTAGGGTAAGCAATGGTTGTTCATGGTAAGAACTCACCAAAACAGACGCAATTGCATCCTATGTTTTTTTAAGGTTAAATTTTGCATTAAATAGATTCTCACAATTTTGTACATTCATGTATAAAACTAGctagtttcagtgttttaaaaaatgttacagaAGTAAGATACATAAAATACTCTAGAGCCTAAAATAGAATAAGAAATATAAGTAGAAAATCTGGTCCTTTGAACCATAGAATAACAACCTAGAATGTTAAATGAAGCATTAGTTAGCAATAGTAGCATTTCAGAATTGATGGCACTTCTCCATCACTAGTAGGTGCATCCAACAGATTGCTCAGGGGATTTCCAACTGACACTGGAATATAGGAATATGTTGATTAAGGTTGCATACTGTCCACAAGACACAGAAGTATCCATGCAGTCCTACTTCTGGGACTATTCTTTCATCTAGTACACATTCAACACCTGTTATGTACAGGCATTCTAGGTGTTAAGGAAAAGTTCCATGagcaaaatacatatatgtacctTATGAAGGGAAATCCAACatgttaaataagaaaacaaaattaaaaattatttcagaaagtaGTAAGTATTGCAAGAAGAAAGATGGCATACTGATTTCagattatactacagagccatagtaatgaaatagcatggtaatggcacaaaaacagtcacatAGGTCATTCTAGGGAACCCAGAAATAAGTTCACACAACTGTAGCCATCTGATCCTTGACAAAGTTGCAAAAAGCACATGTTGGAGGAAAGGcagagtctttaaaaaaaaaaactagtgctgagaaaactggactacaaatagaaaactgaaataagttgcctatctctcaccctgtacaaaaatcaattcaaaatggattaaggtcttaacttaatgtaaaacctgaaacatCTTGCAttaatagggaaaacacttcaagatatatgATTAGACAGTGACTATCTGAACAGGACACCAAtaattcaggaaataagagcaagaattgacaaatgggattacataaaatttaaaaatcttctacatagcaaagaaaacaattatacaACCCatagaagaaaaatctttgccacctattcataagataaaggattaatatcaagaatatatagAACTCAataattaaacaccaaaataacaaataatccaatcaataatgagcaaatgaactgaacagacagttcacAAAATAAggagtacaaatggtcaataaacacatgaaaagatatccAACACCTTTAGATGTCATGGATACACGAATCAAAACTACACAGAGCtagagatgtaactcagtgatagaacCCTTGCCCAGCATCCACAAGGCTCttgtttcaatccccagcaccacaaaaagtttaaaattagttcattaattaaataaataaatttaaaaacactaaatTGAGATTCCATTCATAATAGTCAAAGTGGTTATCTTCAAGTAAACAACAAGTTCTAGCAAGGATTATGGGGAATGAGAAGCAGCCCTCCtgtactgttggtgagaatgtaaactgcatccactatggaaattagtatagagtttcctccaaaaaaaaagggaCTACAATATAATCTAGTTAAACCACACATGGGTATATATCCAAGGGACTCAAacaatagagatatctgcacaccaatgttattgcagcactatttatattAGAGAAGTTATGAAATCAACCAAGGTGCCCAccaatgagtgaatggatgaagaaaatgtggtctatatatacaatgtacattgtgaaatgaaatcatgacatttacaaaaaaatgatagaactagagatcatcttgttaagtgaaatatgccaAATTTAGGAAGATAACAattttttcctctcatatgtagaatctagatttttttaagacatgaaagtaaaaggggaactatttgagaagagaaagggaactAGAAGGTGGGGTTAGGAGGGAAAGTACAGAGTAATGAGGGGagcatgtgatcaaagtacattatatacatgtacgaaaatgccataatgaaacccattattttgtacaattaatatatactaataagaaaatgaaaataagaataggccatgttgtttgcaggaaaatggttggaactggagatcataacataagcaaaataagccagacacaaagacaaatactgcatgttttctcttgcgTGCAgaatctaaattttttaaaagagagagagacatgaaaatagaaggtTCGTAATTTGGGGAAAGAAAGGGACCAGTGGAATAGTGGAAGGGAAGACAAGAGAAGGGTATATGTTCAAAGTacgtatacacatatatgaaaatgtcataatgaaatccagtATTTCATTagcaattaacatatgctaatttttaaaggaaaataaaaaagttggTGTAATGTATTAGTGTGACCAGCAAGGCAGAAAAAAACCAGTTTGCATGtgaattttaaagataaactctctgtgaaatgatttttttcctctttatttatatattcatatgtgcatacattgtttgggtcattttgaaCTGAGATTATTAATGTCAGATGCTGAACACTTGAACACATGGGGTAAGTCCGTTTCAATCAGATAGACCAATAAACATAGAACCTAAGCCTAGAAATGCAGAAGTCCAGGGATAGTGGACATCCCAGCAGCTGGTGCGATGCACCTACAGGGGGCAAAGGCAGAAGCCCAGGCCAGTGACACTCTAGGGAGATTTG is a window encoding:
- the LOC141421353 gene encoding olfactory receptor 56A3-like; this encodes MTAHHNDTISTGVSDFLLNCFVTSPSWQLWLSLPLSFLFLLAMGANALLLVTIQLEASLHQPMYYLLSFLSLLDIVLCLTVIPKVLAILWFDLRPISFSACFLQMYIMNCFLAMESCTFTVMAFDRYIAICHPLRYQSIITDQFVVKAALFILARNIFISLPIPIFSAQLHYCGRNVIENCICANMSVSRLSCDDVTINRLYQFAGGWTLLGSDLVLIFVSYTLILRTVLRLKAEGAVAKALSTCGSHFILILFFSTILLVLVITNLARERIPPDVPILLNILHHLIPPALNPIVCGVRTKGIKQGIQNLLKSL